A genome region from Gadus chalcogrammus isolate NIFS_2021 chromosome 7, NIFS_Gcha_1.0, whole genome shotgun sequence includes the following:
- the LOC130385727 gene encoding sodium/calcium exchanger 1-like: MFLGMSIIADRFMSSIEVITSQEREVTITKPNGETTTTTVRVWNETVSNLTLMALGSSAPEILLSVIEVVGHQFQGGSLGPSTIVGSAAFNMFIIIALCVYVVPENEVRKIKHLRVFFVTATWSIFAYIWLYLILAVISPGEVEVWEAVLTFLFFPLCVLQAWIADRRLFFYKYVNKRYRADKKRGIIIGTEGDGVFTKMDLEMDGGRGANCYSDPKDVLDGMLEGVEEGGGGLDPGQVQEEEARREMARTLKELKQRHPEKDMEQLIEMANYQVLVQQQKSRAFYRIQATRMMIGAGNILKKHAADQARKVVSCHEGSGQEEDPHTVYLQFEPSHYQCFENCGSLKLSVGRHGGDTGCTVKVDYRTEDGTANAGSDYEFAEGTLVFKPGEAVKEFTVGVIDDDIFEEDEHFYVHLSNPRVAHRAEVATLEPGAITSGGGPSGGGLASYVQPKAALGSAHSATVTIYDDDHAGIFTFESGAMRVSESVGSMQIKVHRTSGARGKVAIPYHTMEGTAKAGEDYQEVAGKLEFQNDETM; encoded by the exons ATGTTCCTGGGGATGTCCATCATCGCCGACCGCTTCATGTCCTCCATCGAGGTCATCACGTCGCAGGAGCGCGAGGTCACCATCACCAAGCCCAACGgcgagaccaccaccaccaccgtgcgCGTCTGGAACGAGACCGTGTCCAACCTCACGCTGATGGCGCTGGGCTCCTCGGCGCCGGAGATCCTGCTGTCCGTCATCGAGGTGGTGGGCCACCAGTTCCAGGGCGGCTCCTTGGGGCCCAGCACCATCGTGGGCAGCGCCGCCTTCAACATGTTCATCATCATCGCGCTGTGCGTGTACGTGGTGCCTGAGAACGAGGTGCGCAAGATCAAGCACCTGCGGGTGTTCTTCGTCACGGCCACCTGGAGCATCTTCGCCTACATCTGGCTGTACCTCATCCTGGCCGTCATCTCCCccggggaggtggaggtctgggagGCCGTGCtcaccttcctcttcttcccgcTGTGCGTGCTCCAGGCGTGGATCGCCGACCGACGCCTCTTCTTCTACAAGTACGTCAACAAGCGTTACCGCGCCGACAAGAAGCGCGGCATCATCATCGGGACGGAGGGCGACGGCGTGTTCACCAAGATGGACCTGGAGATGGACGGCGGCCGCGGGGCCAACTGCTACTCCGACCCCAAGGATGTCCTGGACGGGAtgctggagggggtggaggagggcggaggaggcCTGGACCCGGGGCaggtccaggaggaggaggcccggcGGGAGATGGCCCGCACGCTGAAGGAGCTGAAGCAGCGGCACCCAGAGAAGGACATGGAGCAGCTGATCGAGATGGCCAACTACCAGGTGCtggtgcagcagcagaagaGCCGCGCCTTCTACCGCATCCAGGCCACGCGCATGATGATCGGGGCGGGCAACATCCTGAAGAAGCACGCGGCCGACCAGGCCCGCAAGGTGGTGAGCTGCCACGAGGGCAGCGGCCAGGAGGAGGACCCCCACACCGTCTACCTGCAGTTTGAGCCGTCCCACTACCAGTGCTTCGAGAACTGCGGCTCCCTGAAGCTCTCCGTGGGGCGCCACGGCGGCGACACCGGCTGCACCGTCAAG gtggACTACCGCACCGAGGACGGCACGGCCAACGCGGGCTCCGACTACGAGTTTGCGGAGGGCACGCTGGTGTTCAAGCCCGGCGAGGCGGTGAAGGAGTTCACCGTGGGCGTCATCGACGACGACATCTTCGAGGAGGACGAGcacttctacgtgcacctcagCAACCCCCGCGTGGCGCACCGCGCCGAGGTGGCCACCCTGGAGCCCGGCGCCATCACCTCCGGCGGCGGCCCGTCGGGCGGCGGCCTGGCGTCCTACGTCCAGCCCAAGGCGGCGCTGGGCTCCGCCCACTCCGCCACCGTCACCATCTACGATGACGACCACGCCGGCATCTTCACCTTCGAGAGCGGCGCCATGCGGGTCAGCGAGAGCGTGGGCAGCATGCAGATCAAGGTCCACCGCACGTCGGGCGCCAGGGGCAAGGTGGCCATCCCGTACCACACCATGGAGGGCACGGCCAAAGCCGGCGAGGACTACCAGGAGGTGGCCGGCAAGCTGGAGTTCCAGAACGACGAGACCATGTGA